Proteins encoded within one genomic window of Hevea brasiliensis isolate MT/VB/25A 57/8 chromosome 8, ASM3005281v1, whole genome shotgun sequence:
- the LOC110658886 gene encoding LOW QUALITY PROTEIN: putative serine/threonine-protein kinase (The sequence of the model RefSeq protein was modified relative to this genomic sequence to represent the inferred CDS: deleted 1 base in 1 codon), giving the protein MEIGNTSILKRFKHSFFTSIKSSFPCFKCFSSSSEISSSDDSVQGEHILQNVHAFSLTELEVATNGFRSSNKIGDGGFGSVYKGRLEDGKIVAVKVLSAESKQGDREFLSEIASLSSISHENLVKLHGCCIDGPCRILVYEYMEMGSLSHILLGGSKNRSKLNWKARRDISIGIGEGLAYIHEKVKPHIVHRDIKGSNILLDQNFTPKVSDFGLSKLFSDNMTHISTRVAGTLGHLAPEYAISGHLTRKSDVYSFGVLLLEIVSGRTAVDFDLELGEHYLVEKAWEMYKANKLLQLVDPMLNGNFLEAEAVRFLKVALLCVQEKCGLRPNMSKAIKMMRGEINISTVKIAQPGLLTDIMNVKIGQRPQSSQSLITGIAACTVNCKQYS; this is encoded by the exons ATGGAGATTGGTAATACGTCCATCTTGAAGAGGTTCAAACACAGTTTCTTTACTTCTATCAAGTCTTCTTTCCCTTGCTTCAAATGTTTCTCTTCTTCATCAGAAATTTCCTCATCAGATGATAGCGTACAAG GTGAACACATTCTTCAAAATGTTCATGCCTTCTCGTTGACTGAATTGGAAGTTGCCACCAATGGCTTCCGTTCATCAAACAAAATTGGCGACGGTGGATTTGGCTCAGTTTATAAg GGAAGACTAGAAGATGGGAAAATTGTAGCTGTGAAAGTTCTATCAGCAGAATCGAAGCAAGGGGACAGGGAGTTCTTGTCTGAGATAGCTTCACTCTCTAGTATTAGCCATGAAAATCTTGTCAAGCTTCATGGTTGTTGCATTGATGGTCCTTGCAGAATTCTTGTTTATGAGTATATGGAAATGGGTAGCCTGTCTCATATTTTGCTCG GTGGGAGCAAAAATAGaagtaaattgaattggaaagcAAGAAGAGATATTTCGATAGGGATTGGTGAGGGGCTTGCTTATATTCATGAGAAGGTTAAACCTCATATTGTGCATAGAGATATAAAGGGCAGCAATATACTTTTGGATCAGAATTTTACTCCTAAAGTTTCAGATTTCGGTCTCTCTAAACTATTTTCAGACAACATGACCCATATTAGTACAAGAGTGGCAGGCACATT AGGTCATCTTGCCCCGGAGTACGCTATTAGCGGCCACTTAACCAGAAAATCAGATGTATACAGTTTTGGAGTGCTACTCCTTGAGATAGTCAGTGGAAGAACAGCAGTTGATTTCGACTTAGAACTGGGAGAACACTACCTCGTGGAGAAG GCATGGGAAATGTACAAGGCTAACAAGCTTCTACAGCTGGTGGATCCTATGCTAAATGGAAACTTCTTAGAAGCAGAAGCTGTTCGATTTCTAAAGGTTGCCCTGCTCTGTGTGCAAGAGAAATGTGGGCTGAGACCGAACATGTCAAAAGCTATTAAGATGATGAGAGGTGAAATCAACATAAGCACCGTCAAAATAGCTCAGCCAGGACTCCTCACTGATATTATGAATGTGAAAATAGGCCAAAGACCACAAAGCTCACAAAGC TTAATTACCGGCATTGCAGCTTGTACAGTTAATTGTAAGCAATATTCATGA